The Cryptococcus neoformans var. grubii H99 chromosome 8, complete sequence DNA window CCCAGGAAGGCTGTACCCATCATCAGGACTAGAATAATAAAAGAATATTGTATGATCCAAAGTATAGTCTTCGTGCGATATGTAGGTATacaaagatgaagaagaatatcaAATCATCCATCCGTAGTTAACATCCCGCATGATATGTTCTGTTGAatgagcgagaagatgggagccTGAGGTACGGAGTTCTGGGAGAGATCGTTTGTGGCGTGGTGGGATCGGAGTTGCGTGACTACTTTCTTTTAGATTCTACGATagtctctttcttttctttatgCATTCATAGACACCTTACAACATGTTCAACGCTGATAAATGCTAGATCATTATTAGGTGTATAGTGCATTGCTATATGATACTGGTTAGGTACCCCAGCATTTTGTACTGAAGACTTAATTCCATATAGTTCTGCTAGGGTGTTAGAAAGAAATACGCAGTCATTATATGTAATGCAGTTTGTTGCTAGCTTTAGACCGTAACCCATTCGaccaccatcatccataATCCAAATAGCAAGTGCCAATGGAGTAAGATACATGGCAATATTAGCTGGTACAATCTTGATCAGTTTTGTCTAGTCAAGAGCTGGCTCATTTCACAAGTATCGGGATCATCCTAATAATGCGTACATCAATAACGGTTGAGTGGATTGTCAGCCCTCAGGCATACCTAGAGTGAATTCTATGGACCTGACCAGAATTGAAACTGTTGAGCGTTTTCCTCTTGGACTTCATGAACAGTTCGAGAGAAGCTAGCAGCACTCATGCTGTATGTTATATATAAGGAATAGTCAGAAAAAAAGCTCTCAGAAACATTGACGAAGTCGGATACAGGAAGTTGAAGTACGTGAAAGGGCAGAAGGTCTTAGATCGGGAGCAAGATGGCTGGTCTAAAAGGAACTCACACATGGAGAGAGAGTTGAGTGGTCTCACTACTGGGGCAGGAGAGTTGGTACATTATATCCTTTATCATTAAGTCTCTGGAGGACGTACTCTGTGAAAAATTTTAAGTATGCATACCTTACCGGCAAGCTTTCTGAACCATGAGGTAAAGCATTGTGGGTAATGATCCTTCGACAGACGAACAAATAGATCGATGAAACGAAGCAATGAACGGACGACGAACCAAACAGTGATTCCGAGGTGCAGGCATATAATTTAGCTGATATTTTGGTTTTCCATCGGTCTCTATCGTCTAGTTCGGTTAGGACGCTACGTTGTGGTTATACCTCAGCGCCGTGGAAACGGTTGTTCGAATCAGCCTAGGGACATCacttttttttgcttttccCGTCTTCTTTTATTGGGCTATAAAATTTCCACGTCAGGATGTCGCAATCATGTAAAAATCCATTATTAACAATTGCGATGTTCGCCGGTTTCGCAGCCTGTTGCCAAGATCCACATCCAcaacatcttctcttttggttccacatctcttccttcttacCTCAGCTCACCAGCACCCCCTTAGGCAAGACGCCACTACCAGCAAATTTACTCGCCAGCCATGAGTCCCACCCTTAGTATGCCCATTAATCGGAATCTTCGCCCCGCGTGCGTATCTCCCTTACCTCGTGTCTGTTGACTGGACTCCAGCTGACGTGTCCGTATCCAGTGGCGCCGTGGGAAGCGTCGGCACTGGGGCAAGCATATCTACCTCCCTACTCTTCTCGCCAAACTATCACCATGATACAGATAACGTTTATTGCCCACCCCTAGCGATCGCTCGTGCGGGCGGCAAGGGCGGGCAGATCTTTGTGTACTCTGAGGACGGCACCACAACTTCCGGctactcttccttcgcGGGCGGTGGCCGGCGGTGGGTTTGAGGAAGGCAGGAGGAGAGCGCTTCCCGTGAGTTTATATGTGCATATCAATCAATTAGCAGTTGGCTGACGATAATGCATAGGACGATGATATCGTCGGTCAGCCGTCAGAGAATGCGAGAGAACCTCTGACGTCCTACCTGCACCAACACTTCTCTCAGATATCCTCTATCGACCACCCTTCGACCCAATCCTTCCATGCCCATTCCCATGATCCAACTTCAGACCTCATAACAcccccatcatcattcaccCAATCTGTCGAAATTCCTCGTGCACAGATTGCGTCCTCTTCAAGGCCTTCCATGTCTCTTCCCCTTacaccttcatccaccCCCAGCGTCAATGGGCAACATGATTCTCCGGAACAGAGTTCTGCCACTGGTATCCCCGATCGTCGCAAATACGCCAATTCCGTCACTTCTCTTATTGCATCCATTTTCCCGCAACACGCACCTACTGTATCACTTCTCTCCCACACGCTTGAAATCCTcactcctccttctcacaTCCTCTACGGATTCATAGTTGactatcctcctccctaCTCTTCCGGTCGAACAGTCTTTGTATACCTTCCACCTGGTCATGGTACAGCCAACCAACGTCCTGAAACACTCTCGCCCAACTTTTCTCAAATCCTTCGTCCTCACGACCCTATGTTCTCAAACTCTCCTCCTAAAGATATCTCTCCCGTATCCGGCACTGCCTATGCTTTGGATATCCGGGAGTCTTTGACCGCGCTTTTAGATCTTGCTGCAGAGGCGCTCGAAGCGAGTCATTGTGTGTTGGTACTGAATAGGAGCGAAAGTGAACAGGAGGCGTTGGGCGAAATGCTGCACTCGTTAATGTACGTTGGTGGACAGGTGATCAAGCCTGGAGGTCTGGAAGGTGGCTGGAAATGGGACACAACGGAATGGGTCCTGGTGGGCATGGAGCTGTAAGAATGAGAGCTATTTCCTTTTGCGTGGCGTTGTCTCTTGTCTCACTTTTTTTCCGTAACGAATTCAACTTCTTCATGTCTCTTACTATCGGTCTCTGTTGGTGATGCTTTAGCCTCGTTGTATGTTAGATATTTTGCTCCCGgtcttccttctcgtcctctttCCCAGCATATAAGTAACTCAACGTTCCTTTGCGTGGGATATTATTCTAAGGACATGCATATAATCACACTTCCCATATAACGAGTGCTACTTTTGTTTGGATATATCGGTCCCCCTTTGACAGTCATACAACATTAACAAGCATTTACCGCATCAATAACCTTCTATTACTCGTCTACTACTGTAATTCCATTTCCATATCCTCGTCTTTGGTCTCCCGTACGCCCTCGTCATCTTGAAGTGCCTTCAATACATCAGACctatcttcctccacatccatATTCGTAGACATCCGCCCCATGTCTACAGATTGCGCCGGAGGATCCAGCCACTCGGCCCTAGTCATCGTCCCAAACGAATGACCACTTTCCGGTACCTTGGCAGGCGAACCCCATGCAGTGTTTCCAAACCCGATTGATTGGCCTACAGTGGCGATATCGACCCCTTGGCTATACGTGCCCGGTTCAGGGAAGGAATCGTCGCTGACGGTAGGACTAGGGGGCGCGGACGTACCGAATGTAGGTGGAGAAGGTACTTGCGAGTACGAAGGGAGCTCGTCTGAGGATGTATCGGGTGAAAGATTCCGTGTAGGGGTCGTACGGGCGGAAACAAAGGCTGTGGAGGGCATTGTGGATGACTCGGTGGATGGTCCGGCGTCGGGGGAAGCAGAAGCGGATGGCACATTACGAGCGGCTTCTTCAGCCTTGATCCTGGATTCGCCGCCAATGGGTCGGTTGGTTCTTCTTCGGTAGAACAGCAAGTAGGCGGCACGGCTCTGTTTTACGGTTAACGGCTTATATGACGGGAGAAGTAGAAAGCAACTCGCCTGAACTGAAGAAACATCGGCCTTGGAGACTCGAGAGTCATCATAGTTGTACCACTGGTTATCCACTTGATTCCTGCAGAAGGCAGTGTAATGGCCTCCGCCCATTCCACCGAAATGGTTGTCGACAGCATCTACAGAGGAATACTCATCAGAAACAGTCCATCTAACCTTGTTTGACAAATAACTTACAAAGATCATAAAGCAGGGGTTCACCGTCGTCTTCTATACCATACGCCTCgacatcctctccattgAGCTTCAGAGTCTTGACCACCTGCCTCTCACCAATCCTGTCTTCCAAGTCGAGCCCATCAATCGGGAAGTGTACCAAGTTATCGAGCTTGTCGCCCATACGTCTCGAAGAACCGAATCGTTTGATACAAATAACAAGAATATCGGGAGCCTTGTAGATTTCCAGCTTCTTGGTGGCAGCTTGATGCTTCTTGCACTATACAAATGGTATCAGCACGGCTCGAAAACcgagagaaaaagaggactTACGACAGGGCAGTACCACAAGTCGTCTTGACCGAGGGTCTCCTCCTTTGAGAACTCGTCTAAACAGTCCTCAATACCGATGTGcttcccctctctcttcttggcCAAATCCTTGGAAATCGCAGGATCGATAACATCTCCGCCCTTAACATTATCATTGAGCCATTCGGCAAAGTCGGCTCCAGACCACTCGCAGAAAATACCTTCTCCTGGTCTTACTACTAGCTTGGAGTTGGCCAACTTTTCCTTCATTTTCTCGACCTTGTTAGGTGATGTGGTAGTAGATCCATCAGACAGCACTTCATCGTCAGAGTTATTGGAAGGGTTGACCATGGAGCTGATACCCGAAGCAAGTCGGTTGACAATATGcttcttcgctttcttCTTGCGAGACTCGAGCAAAGACCAGCTCTTAGAGGCGGAAGTGATGTCCTTGTCGTAAAGATGAGCGGcatcaatcttcttttcgcTTGATCTGAAGCTCTTGAAGGAGAAATCCCCTGAGGGATCAGCAACATACACCTTGAAAAGATCTGCTCTGGGCACAAGCTTGCcggaggaagaagtagaAGATTTCATGGAGTGAGTGCTAAGAAGGGAAGTCGTAGATCCACTGAGCTGGACGCCAGTCACTGCCGTCGTGGAGGCAAGAGCAGAGTCCAATTCGATGGGCGCACCCTCCCCGGGCTCTTCGGCACCAATCGCCGGGGACTGCCGGGATGAAGGGACCTCTACAACAGTAGCCTGATCACCGTTCATATGAATCTCTGTCACGGGCTCGCCATCGTCGCTCTTGGGTGGAGTAGGAGCCCTAGCCTGAGCACTAGACGCGAGGACGTAGATGTTCTCCTTTGCTTCCGGCTTCATGAATCGCGTGTAACCACGCATGATAGCCTCCCTTACGGCAATGGGGTCAGACGCCTCGGCCTTAGTAAGGGtaatgaagaagggtttgAGAGAGAGGTCAGAAGGGACATCCCCAGCTCGATAGCCGCCTCGAGAGTTTTCGACCGTTCGGAAGGTGTAGACGGGGACAGTTAATGAGCCATCTTGGCTGGTTGTTCGAGGTTGAGAACCGAATTTCCCCCTGGGCACGGAAACGGAGACGGATGGCTCGAGCTCGTAAAAGATTGCTTCATCGGTGTCCTTGGCTTCACTGTTGTGGTCGGAGTCGGCCCACCAAGCGTAAGGCCGGTTATTCCAGAGGTCGAAGCCGACAATCTACTTTGACTCAGCCAAGCACGTGCCTTATCACTAAATGACTTACGCTAGAACCCTTGCAGTCGAACAATGACCCTATCTTATCCTTGACCTGAGCGAATGACGCATTCTGAGGTATCAAGAGCTTGACATTGACAGGTGGCTTTTCAGTGTCTCGAGGGACAAAGGTGACTTTGAACTGTCTGTTTTGCGCAATTGGCAGAGGTACAGTAAGGTACATGAAAGGATCGAAGGTGATGGACTCCTGCAAGACCTTGTTAATAGATGTCTTACTACTTTTATGACCTACCTTGTGACAC harbors:
- a CDS encoding ubiquitin carboxyl-terminal hydrolase 4/11/15, which gives rise to MSSQDLPGTLKRPRSTSRPPSPSSGSSPKRAASEDPFPSSSDSGRVFDHLITDNGGMVAASSPLRQDIGDNESNKSWVELTQQVKLGSDGEEDVEGDTTLRAEGRSILVSQEVWKERNNELLGLLPPPFNHYERYYILPKSIVQKVQLLALSDANDTAIQPEDFAEAMKKLVPDHSAESFWVIQSEKTIAGHKLIGKAKKEDVWALGDAEENEDYVFVPETGWKKVLEWFGPYDGPSLPRYCVPPDNIEIIPANLRLFIVLPADAITTAGQPDESIQSVLLAPSTTPIKTFESFAVSVCNQEIDRSSLAGQWATRLWKIEKSGENDESLLKSGSLEITPNALISTKCQLIDTSSAEENLAEAILGSSKSQVIAIEFGKIPEGSSTPVWNVDVNNDKQAIEKSDKPAPLFSKPAFFSGSGKAASESASSTDAVQTRSQTRERKGKGLVGLQNLGNTCFMNSAVQCLSNTKELSQYFLSGVYTDELNRDNPLGMQGQIAEAFGQVVENLWAPSSSMHSSYSPRQLKWTTSRFAPQFAGYGQHDTQEFIAFLLDGLHEDLNRILKKPYIEKPDWKPGGGNKELAELGKECWDGYKKRNDSVIVDLFQGQLKSTLVCPECHKESITFDPFMYLTVPLPIAQNRQFKVTFVPRDTEKPPVNVKLLIPQNASFAQVKDKIGSLFDCKGSSIVGFDLWNNRPYAWWADSDHNSEAKDTDEAIFYELEPSVSVSVPRGKFGSQPRTTSQDGSLTVPVYTFRTVENSRGGYRAGDVPSDLSLKPFFITLTKAEASDPIAVREAIMRGYTRFMKPEAKENIYVLASSAQARAPTPPKSDDGEPVTEIHMNGDQATVVEVPSSRQSPAIGAEEPGEGAPIELDSALASTTAVTGVQLSGSTTSLLSTHSMKSSTSSSGKLVPRADLFKVYVADPSGDFSFKSFRSSEKKIDAAHLYDKDITSASKSWSLLESRKKKAKKHIVNRLASGISSMVNPSNNSDDEVLSDGSTTTSPNKVEKMKEKLANSKLVVRPGEGIFCEWSGADFAEWLNDNVKGGDVIDPAISKDLAKKREGKHIGIEDCLDEFSKEETLGQDDLWYCPVCKKHQAATKKLEIYKAPDILVICIKRFGSSRRMGDKLDNLVHFPIDGLDLEDRIGERQVVKTLKLNGEDVEAYGIEDDGEPLLYDLYAVDNHFGGMGGGHYTAFCRNQVDNQWYNYDDSRVSKADVSSVQSRAAYLLFYRRRTNRPIGGESRIKAEEAARNVPSASASPDAGPSTESSTMPSTAFVSARTTPTRNLSPDTSSDELPSYSQVPSPPTFGTSAPPSPTVSDDSFPEPGTYSQGVDIATVGQSIGFGNTAWGSPAKVPESGHSFGTMTRAEWLDPPAQSVDMGRMSTNMDVEEDRSDVLKALQDDEGVRETKDEDMEMELQ